In one window of Rhinoderma darwinii isolate aRhiDar2 unplaced genomic scaffold, aRhiDar2.hap1 Scaffold_853, whole genome shotgun sequence DNA:
- the LOC142731690 gene encoding DNA damage-regulated autophagy modulator protein 1-like: MEINGLGFFTIFLAFWCVAWLSGSYTLTVINSHAPPLMYISETGNFFPENILFRIGFIGMAIASLGLTFLHYKYIMLHAEAFGDRQALVQKILLAIGWSSCVGTAMMATFSTYYYPITHRINACIAFGFGSLYNLWQSILLYKLSESRNFISHFRLASCIMAVTLVVSFIGNKVSVYTHLCAGDQCVKISEMTSKIIEWSMLVLILVNVLSYYQNMQSLSITITWKSFTISKSEKNHL, from the exons atggaaatcaatggactgggattcttcaccatcttcttggccttttggtgtgtggcctggctctctggtagctacaccctgactgttatcaacagccatgcccccccactgatgtacatcag tgaaacgggaaatttctttcccgaaaatatcctgtttagaataggattcataggaatggccattgcct ctctgggcctgacgtttctacactataagtacatcatgctccatgctgaagcctttggggatcgtcaggccttggttcaaaagatcctcctggcaattggatggtcatcatgcgtcgggacagccatgatggctacattctcg acctactattatccaataactcaccggattaatgcttgcattgcattcgggtttggcagcctttacaacctttggcagtccatactcctatacaaattgtccgaaagccgaaacttcatcagccatttcagactggcgtcctgcataatggccgtgaccttagtggtttcat tcattggaaataaggtatccgtatacacccacctctgcgctggagatcagtgtgtaaag atcagtgaaatgacatcaaagatcatagagtggtcgatgttggtcctcattctggtgaatgtattgagctactatcagaatatgcag agtttatctataacaattacctggaaaagcttcaccatctccaagagcgagaagaaccatttataa